TCGCAACGAGTACATTAATAGTAACAATATACGGCAAGTACGGGACGATACCGGGGCGGTAGTTGATACAGTTACCGGACCGGCTCTGGGAGAATGGAACCGCAGTATCTTGGGTCTGTTTGCCGAACACCGCTTCTACCTTTTCGATCGGCTGGATGTAACTCCGGGTTTGTACGTAAATTGGTTTTCTGATTTTGGCTGGAACTACTTTCCCGGCTTAGATGCCAGCTACGATATAACCCGGGAGTGGAAACTCTACGGCAACGTAGGTCGCTCCTTCCGCATTCCGACCTACACTGATTTATACTACAATGGTCCCAGCAATGTGGGCAACGACCAACTGGAGCCGGAGAAAGCCTGGACGTACGAGGGAGGTGTAAAATATTTTGGCGAATACGTTTGGGGGCAAGTCAGTTACTTTTACCGCGATGGTTCTCAATTGATAGATTGGGTTCGAACCAGTTCTGAGCAACCTTGGCAACCGCAAAACTTCTACAATGTAGCTACCGATGGTCTGGAAGTGGAAGTAAACGGAAGGTTCGATAACGAGCATTTTGTGCAGGCTGCTTCCTTAAGTTATACCTACCTCAATGCCAACTTAGGTCAAACCGAGGGAGTAGAATCCCGCTACTTGCTCGATCATTTAAACCACCAATTTATTGCTTCACTAACCCACCGCATTTGGAACAATGTGCAGCACAGCGCACGCTTACGCTACTTAGATCGTATGACCCAAGCGGATTATTGGGTGCTGGACAGCCGGGTCTATTATCAGACTGGCACATGGGATGCGTTTGTGGAGGCTACTAACATTACCAATACCGAATACACTGAGGCCGGATTTGTGCAAATGCCCGGACGCTGGCTGCGACTGGGAGTAAACGTTAGGCTTCAGTATTAATTGGCTTGGGGCTGACCAAAATTATAACCAACCAAACCAATACGCCCACAAACAACAGTGGCCCTACCCACATTACCCAGTTGAACTGCCCAATCTGATAATCGCCCTGATTGTTGAAGAGAGAAATGTAACTCACTGTACAAATCAGAAAGATATTAATGACAGTAGTAAAAGCCGCAAACCAGTTTTGGATACGATCTTTGAATAGTTCGGAGCGGTAAAAAACGGAGGAAGAGGCGGGTAAGGCATTTAGCATTCGGAATGAAACCAGACAAATAATATTCACGAACACAAAAGCCCCCAGTGCTAAATAGAAGAACATCTCCCGATCAATCAGCTGATCGGGATTACCATCAGCATCGGCTTGTATTCCTACCTGAACGGGCAAAAATGCATAGCTAAACGAAAGAGCCACCAAAAAGCCCAAAAAGGTAAGTACCCAAGCAAGCTTAACAAATTTATCAGTATACATAGGTGTGCGAAGATACGTCGGATACCTAACCCAAAAAAGCCCAAAAGATGTTTATTCTCCTTAGCTTTTACCCGAACAAAATGAAGTAGCGAATAGTTAGTGAGTTGCTATGTTCAAACTATCCCGCAGTCTGCTGCTTTTATCCTTTATCTTGCTGGCCAGTTACTGTAAACCTACCCCCAAAGATATTCCTGGCTTTGATGAGACCCTCTTTCGGGCCGACCAAATGGGTTGTCAGGGGGAACGCGCCCAGATGAGGGAAATAATCACCCAGATCGATACTGCTTTGAAAGGAATGTCGCAGAAGCAGATACAGGCTACCCTGGGCAAACCCGATCGCCACGAACTAGCTCCCCGCAGTCAGAAGTATTTTGTGTACTACATTGATCCCGCTCCCGAATGCCCCAACGGCGCTGAAAATCCTTTTACTATGCTCATTCGCTTCTCAGCCCTAGATCGCTCTACCGAAGTGAGCTTTCAGAATTACTGATATCAGTGGATAGTGGATACGTGATAATTGAAAATGATTAATTTTCAATTTGTAATTTGCGCCAATGGACTTTACTTCACTCTCGCTGCTCGAATGGGGCTTAGTTATTCTTTGTGCCATGCTGGTGGGTATGTCTAAAACCGGAGTGATGGGAGCTGGACTCATGGTTATTCCAGTGTTGGCGAGCATTTTTGGGGGAAGATCGTCGACCGGCTTTTTACTACCTATGCTTTCAGTGGCCGATATTTTGGCGGTACGCTACTATAATCGGCACGCCCAATGGTCGTATCTGGTTCGACTTTTTCCCTGGACGATGGCTGGAATTGCGCTGGGAGTATGGTTTGGCGACGTGATTTCGGATGAGCAGTTTAAAGCCTCCATTGGAGTTATTATTTTTATCTGCTTGGGACTGCTGCTGGCGCGAGACTTCCGCCAGGAATCGCTGAATGTACCCAACTACTGGTGGATTTCAGCCTTAACAGGCACATTGGGCGGATTTGCTACCATGATTGGCAACGCAGCAGCCCCCATTATGGCGATCTACCTACTCTCTATGCGATTACCCAAGAACGACTACATTGGCACTGCCGCTTGGTTCTTCTTAATTATCAATTTACTAAAAATCCCCCTCCACGTTTTTATTTGGCATACTATCACGCTAGACACAGTAAAGGTGAACGCTATGATGGTTCCGGCTATTGCTCTCGGAGCTATCCTAGGCTTTCGAGTTGTACGAATACTTCCCGAGCGGGCTTATCGTATCTTCCTTATTATTTCTACCGCAGTATCTGCCTTCTTCCTTTTTTAGAGGCAAAAGAACTACTTTTTGCTAATCGTCCGACTGCGCGGTGAAATTGCTGTCGGGCTCAACGTGCGTAACGTACTTTAAGTCTTTGGTATCTAGTGGGTAAGAACATGCTAACTTGATAATACTGAAGTTTGGAATAAACCCTACGATCTCAATATCATGCTCTGCAAAGTGCGCTTTTACCTCATCGTTAAGTTCAAACCCTGGGTCTACAATACCTAAATATACATTCTTCTTCATATCAAATAGCTTGAACCAGCCCCTGCCCCACGTCTCTTATAAGCTGATCCGGCAGTGATTTTACGTTCTTTTC
This region of Tunicatimonas pelagia genomic DNA includes:
- a CDS encoding sulfite exporter TauE/SafE family protein; protein product: MDFTSLSLLEWGLVILCAMLVGMSKTGVMGAGLMVIPVLASIFGGRSSTGFLLPMLSVADILAVRYYNRHAQWSYLVRLFPWTMAGIALGVWFGDVISDEQFKASIGVIIFICLGLLLARDFRQESLNVPNYWWISALTGTLGGFATMIGNAAAPIMAIYLLSMRLPKNDYIGTAAWFFLIINLLKIPLHVFIWHTITLDTVKVNAMMVPAIALGAILGFRVVRILPERAYRIFLIISTAVSAFFLF